The following proteins are co-located in the Bradyrhizobium sp. AZCC 2176 genome:
- a CDS encoding L,D-transpeptidase: MMGRGLALLLVGLLGGCMQATLAPSSNASLTPRDRQLLAHPPYAQASIPETYRRHIVDYTRKEQPGTILVDTNARYLYYVLPGGKAIRYGVTVGEEALAWSGVATVGRTAEWPDWIPTAEIQARLGPYPKRIAGGPANPLGARAIYLYEGNKDTLYRIHGTNQPEYIGQAISSGCIRLTNEDIIDLVNRVKPGAIVVVLPPGRSA; encoded by the coding sequence ATGATGGGGCGTGGGCTCGCGTTGTTACTGGTGGGACTGCTCGGCGGCTGCATGCAAGCGACGCTTGCGCCGTCATCGAATGCCAGTTTGACCCCAAGGGACCGGCAGTTGCTCGCTCACCCGCCCTATGCGCAGGCGAGCATTCCAGAGACTTATCGCCGACACATTGTCGACTACACGCGCAAGGAGCAGCCGGGCACGATCCTGGTCGATACCAACGCGCGTTATCTCTATTACGTCCTGCCGGGAGGCAAGGCGATCCGCTACGGCGTGACGGTGGGAGAGGAAGCGCTGGCCTGGTCCGGCGTCGCTACGGTCGGCCGCACCGCCGAATGGCCGGATTGGATCCCGACGGCGGAGATCCAGGCCCGGCTCGGCCCCTACCCGAAGCGCATTGCCGGAGGCCCGGCCAATCCACTCGGCGCGCGGGCGATCTATCTTTACGAAGGCAACAAGGACACCCTGTACCGCATACACGGCACCAACCAGCCGGAATATATCGGTCAGGCCATCTCGTCCGGCTGCATCCGCCTGACCAACGAAGACATCATCGATCTCGTGAACCGTGTGAAGCCGGGCGCGATCGTCGTCGTCCTCCCGCCGGGCCGCAGTGCCTAG